One Ostrea edulis chromosome 2, xbOstEdul1.1, whole genome shotgun sequence genomic region harbors:
- the LOC130051926 gene encoding uncharacterized protein LOC130051926 yields the protein MSGLVMLRSGLVMLRSGLVMLGSGLVMLKLGLVMLKLGLVMLKSGLVMLRSGLVMLGSGLVMLKLGLVMLKSGLVMLGSGLVTLKSGLVMLGSGLVMLKLGLVMLKSGLVMLGSGLVMLKLGLVMLKSGLVMLGSGLVMLKLGLVMLKSGLVMLGSGLVMLNLGLVMLKSGLVMLKLGLVMLKSGLVMLKLGLVMLKLGLVMLKLGLVMLKLGLVMLKLGLVMLKLGLVMLKSGLVMLGSGLVTLKSGLVMLGSGLVMLKLGLVMLKSGLVMLGSGLVMLKLGLVMLKSGLVMLGSGLVMLKLGLVMLKSGLVKLLATGPTGLVLFKVEPCPIRLKSD from the exons aTGTCAGGTCTAGTGATGTTGAGGTCAGGTCTGGTGATGTTGAGGTCAGGTCTAGTGATGTTAGGGTCAGGTCTAGTGATGTTAAAGTTAGGTCTAGTGATGTTGAAGTTAGGTCTAGTGATGTTGAAGTCAGGTCTGGTGATGTTGAGGTCAGGTCTAGTGATGTTAGGGTCAGGTCTAGTGATGTTAAAGTTAGGTCTAGTGATGTTGAAGTCAGGTCTAGTGATGTTAGGGTCAGGTCTAGTGACATTGAAGTCAGGTCTAGTGATGTTAGGGTCAGGTCTAGTGATGTTAAAGTTAGGTCTAGTGATGTTGAAGTCAGGTCTAGTGATGTTAGGGTCAGGTCTAGTGATGTTAAAGTTAGGTCTAGTGATGTTGAAGTCAGGTCTAGTGATGTTAGGGTCAGGTCTAGTGATGTTAAAGTTAGGTCTAGTGATGTTGAAGTCAGGTCTAGTGATGTTAGGGTCAGGTCTAGTGATGTTAAATTTAGGTCTAGTGATGTTGAAGTCAGGTCTAGTGATGTTGAAGTTAGGTCTAGTGATGTTGAAGTCAGGTCTAGTGATGTTGAAGTTAGGTCTAGTGATGTTGAAGTTAGGTCTAGTGATGTTGAAGTTAG GTCTAGTGATGTTAAAGTTAGGTCTAGTGATGTTGAAGTTAGGTCTAGTGATGTTGAAGTTAGGTCTAGTGATGTTGAAGTCAGGTCTAGTGATGTTAGGGTCAGGTCTAGTGACATTGAAGTCAGGTCTAGTGATGTTAGGGTCAGGTCTAGTGATGTTAAAGTTAGGTCTAGTGATGTTGAAGTCAGGTCTAGTGATGTTAGGGTCAGGTCTAGTGATGTTAAAGTTAGGTCTAGTGATGTTGAAGTCAGGTCTAGTGATGTTAGGGTCAGGTCTAGTGATGTTGAAGTTAGGTCTAGTGATGTTgaagtcaggtctagtaaaactTTTAGCTACTGGTCCGACTGGTCTAGTTCTTTTTAAAGTTGAACCCTGCCCAATCAGATTAAAATCAGATTGA